The window CAAAGATAGCCCGGTAATTTTTGTTTTTCATGGTCATGGCGGCACAATGGGCAATATGTTCAGGAGCCGCAGCTTTGAAAAGCTTTGGCCAGAGGCCATTGTTGTTTGCCCGCAGGGACTTAACACACCCGGCCAGTTAACCGATCCCAATGGCCGTTTACCGGGATGGCAAAAAGCTCCTGGCGATATGGGCGACCGGGATTTGCACTTTTTTGATGCGATGTTAAAAACACTCAGAGAAGATTACTGGGTCGACAACAAACGTATTTATGCTACCGGGCATTCTAACGGTGGTGGATTTACTTACCTTCTCTGGGCTACACGTGGAGATATATTTGCAGCTTTCGCCCCTTCGTCCGCAGTAGCCGCAAAGGTTGCAAATCTGCTAAAACCCAAGCCCGCCATGCATATTATGGGCGAACAGGATTACCTGGTAAAACCCACCTGGCAAAGGGCCATGTACAATAAAATATTGCAGGTAAATAGCTGTAGTGATAAAGGTCAGCCTTACGATCAGTATGCAACTTTATATCCTTCAGACACACAAACACCTGTGGTTTTGTATATCCATCCGGGAGGTCACGTTTATCCTGTAGAAGCCAATAAAGTTGTTATCAAATTCTTCAAAAGCATAAAAAAACCTTAAACAGGCCAGCTACTCAAAACTAACTTGCCTGTAAAATTTCCTTCCGCCTTAACAAAAAAATAAATGCTTCGATACGATTGAAGACCGCATTAAATTTTTCATTATTTTCTGGCAGGTACAATTTCTCGTAACTAATGTGGTTTGCTGTAAGCGAAATCGTCATAAACAGCTCGTTGTCTTGATCGAGCTTGTAACGGATTTTTTGATATTCCAGCACCGGCACGATGTTCAGCGTTCTCAACAACTTGTCCAGCTGTTTTATCGCATCCAGAATATCAAGATTAGGAGTTAAAAGTAAGGGCATAGTGATTTAGATTATTTGGTACACTGGTTCATTAGTCTATGGTTGATGGTTCATAGCCCAACTGAAAACTGCTAACTGCAAACTGAAATTATTGTCCTTCGTGATAGATTTCGGCACCAGCTTCCTGCTGAAAAATGGCACCACTCGAAATTGTTTCTACAGCCGTTAGTACCGTTAGTGATTTGGCATCGTGATCAATAAAATTCACCAGTTCGTTAAATTTCCTTGCCGCAAGGGTAAAAATCATTACTGATCTACTTTCTCTTTTTTTCATAGCATCTTCAATTTTGCGCAGCCTTATTTTTGTTTTAGGTATGCAAGGCAAATTTGGCCAAAACCTTATTTTTTAATGGTAATTGGCCCTCATGAAGATGTATCGATTTCTTAAACCGTTACATTTTGTGGTTTTTTGTCGTCCTTTAAAGCAGAAAGGTAGACTGATGGCGTAGTGTGCATCACTTTTTTAAAGGCATTAAAAAAAGTATTGCGCGAAGAGAAACCTGCATCCAGGGCAATGGCTTCGAGGGTGAGTTGTTTCCAATCGCCCTGATCCAACCTGGTTTTAATATATTCAATGCGCAGATTATTGATGTAGGTACTGAAATTAAGTTTGTAATGGTTATTGAAAAGTTCGGAGAGTTTATGGTTCTGAATTTCCAAAGCCGAAGCCAGTTCGCTCAGGTTAAGTCCGGGTCGCCTGAAAAGTTCTTTTTCCTTAATGGCATGTGCTACTTGCTCAGCGAGGTTGGTATCTACCATTTTTGGTTTTGCTTTCTCCTCTGCCAAAGGCAAGGCATCTGTTTGAATATTTTGGCTGTCTGCAACTGCTTTTTTAGTAAAACCGTAAATCAGTTCGGGATTTAAAAAAAACATAAAACTCAATACCAGCAGACAAAAACATAAGAATATAACAACAGAACCTTCGTGCAAAATAGACCAGATATTACTCCTGTTTTGTAAAATGGAGACATTTATAACCAGCATACCGGCAAAAATTACGAAGCACACCGCACTAAAAAAATAGATCCACTTAATTGTTTGCTTGTTTTGTTTCTGCTGCTTTGAAGCGCGATAAGCCAGCCGTATCTGTAAAATGGTATAAATAAGGGCCGAAATAGGAAAAACATACCAGTGCCAGGGCTCTACAATATATTCGCTATCCGAAAATGCAAACTCCACATCGGCCACAACCCTGCTCACCACTTCGTGCTGTGCAGCATAACTCAACATATTATACGGAATAATCGAAATTACTGCTGGAATGGCAATGAGAAAATGGAGCAGGTGCGATGGTCTAAAAACCGCATACTCCTTATTCAATGAACCCCTGAAATAAAGGAACAAACAAGGCGCAATAGTATAATAAAAAGGCAATCCTTTATTAAACAGGTAAGGATAGTCTTTAATCAGCCCTGAATTGGTTAAGAGATAAATAAGCCCGTACCAGGCTATGCCTGCAATGGCCAGTGAGAGCAAAAAATTGAGGTAAAACTTATCACGCCCATACAGCAGTAATTTTACGATAACTACCGAAAGAATAAAAATTGCACCGATAACGGTGAGGAAAATGGGATGCAAAGGTTTAATTTTAGTAAGCGAGTCAAAATTAAGCATAATTAACATGCTTTTTGCAGAAAAGGTATTCTCGCAGGGATTTGGCAAAAAAGCCTGTTAAAGAGGTACCGGTAACTTAATCTGATGACGAAAAGTTATCGGTACCTGCCTAATTTAATCCTTTAAATCAATTACCGACAGAATGGGTAAGTGATCGGATGCGTATCTTTCTTTTACCACTTCATGGTAAATTACATTAAATGGATTTCCTTTTTTAAAGGCAATGTGATCGATAGTTGTTTTAGGGTTAATTACCGGAATGGTAAAACCACAATTGCCGCAGCTACGGGTAAATGCCGCATCGAATAATTTAATGGTTTCCGAACCGGGTTCCGCATTCAAATCGCCGGCAATGAGCAATGGCAGGGTTTCGGCCGCAGTTAGCTTCACAATTTCTTTCACCTGCATTATCCTATTTTCTTCAGCGCGTTCGGCATCTAAATGGGTAGAAGCAAAGCGGATAAATTTCCCATTTGCTATTTCTACCGTAGCAATGGCAAACACACGCTGCTCAGCCCGGGCACTATTGTTTTTAGGCAGTTTATAAGTTTTCTGTGCTGAAAGTGGAAACCTGGAAAGGATAGCAACCCCGTAATCTCCCCCATCATGGTCGATGGCCTTCGCAAAATAGAAATTCATTTTCAGTTTTTGGGCAAGCAAAACAGCCTGGTTAATATTACCCGAGCGTTTGGTATTTACATCTACTTCCTGCAAGGCAACCAAATCAGGATGCTGAAGTGAAATGGCTTTGGCAATGGCATTTACATCAATGGTTCCCTCTTTTTCTTTTGTAGGTGGGTTACAGTGATGAATATTATAACTCATTACCCTTAAACGGTTTGTACTTTTTGCTGCAGAACCTGCACCAATTTTAGGAGAACAGCCGCTAAAAAGCAAAGCAACAATTAGAAATGGCAGATATAAGTTTTTCATAGCCCCAAAATACAAAGTTTCTGCATTAGTAAATAATCAAAAAACAATAACCAATTAACAAATCAGTTCTCAGTTGGCAGTTTTCAGTTCTCAGTTGTGCTATTTACTATTGATATAAACCATCAACTATTTACCAATGAACTATAACGGATATGCAGTTTCGCTTTTAGGCTCTGACAATACGAAATAGCTCTGCACAGTGGTAATATTGGGTAGGGTTGCCAGTTTGTGCCTTAAAAACTCATGATAGGCATCCATATCTTTTGTGGCGATGCGGAGGATAAAATCATGCGCACCAGTCATTTGTAAACATTCCATTACTTCGCCAAATTTCGATACTTCCGTTTCAAATTCGACCAGGGTTTTGGCGGTATGCTCTTTGAGCAAAACATGCGAAAAGGCAATCAGGTTCCTGTTAATTTTCTTCCGGTCGAGAATGGCCACTACCCTTTTAATGTAGCCTTGCTCCTTTAACCTTCTTATCCTTTCGTGAATGGTTGCAATAGATTTATGCAGCATAAGCGATACCTCTTTATTCGTTAAAGAGGCGTCGCGCTGCAGTAATTTCAATATTTCTACATCAACCTGATCTAAATCTCCGTGTATCATAAACTATTCTGAATCGAAAAAAAACACAATGCAGCTTTGAAAAAGCATTCAAAACCGAAATAAAAATTAAAAACACACCAAAAAAGCAGAAAATTTACGTAAAAAACAACATGTATTGACAAAAAAGAACACAATACTGAATTTTACCGAAATTATAATCGATTGCTTAAACAATTATAAAAGGTTTAAAATATGCCTACAACAACGCTAATAACAAACGAAATGACTTCAGCTTTGAATGCGAAATTTGAACATTTATCGCTTTTGGTTGGCAATACGCCCATGTTAGAGCTAACCTATAGCCTTAATGGCAAAACAGGTAAAATTTATGTAAAGTGCGAACATTACAACCTAACGGGTAGCATTAAAGACAGGATGGCGCTTTATACATTAAAGAAAGCCTATGCTGAAGGTAAAATTAAACCCGGCGATAAAATTGTTGAAGCAACCAGTGGCAATACCGGAATCGCATTTGCCGCAATTGGTAAAGCCTTAGGCCATCCGGTTACGATTATTATGCCCAACTGGCTAAGCAAAGAGCGCATGGACATTATCAAAAGCCTGGGTGCAGAGATTGTTTTGGTTAGCAAAGAAGAAGGCGGCTTTATTGGCAGCATTAAACTGGCCGAATACATGGCGGCAAACAACCCCAATGTATTTTTGCCTAAACAATTCGAAAATATAGCCAACCCGGAAGCACACGAATATACCACAGGTAAAGAAATCTGGGAACAACTGCAGCTGAAAAGCCTGTGTCCCGATGCCTTTGTAGCCGGCGTAGGTACAGGTGGCACCATTATGGGCGTTGGAAATTTCCTAAAAAAGCAAAAAAACACTGTAAAAATCCACCCGCTTGAGCCTGCAGAATCGCCAACCTTAACTACAGGATATAAAGTGGGCAGTCATAGGATTCAGGGGATTTCTGATGAATTTATACCTGAAATTGTTAAGCTCAACCAGCTAGATGAAATCGTACAGGTAAACGATGGCGATGCCATATTGATGGCCCAAAAACTTGCCCAAAAACTTGGTCTTGCCGTAGGTATCTCATCGGGTGCAAATGTAATCGGAGCCATTAAAAAACAGCAGGAAATGGGCGCAGATAGCTGTGTGGTAACCATTTTTTCGGATAGCAATAAAAAATATTTAAGCACCGATTTAATGCGCGAAGAACCGGTTAAAGCAGGTTACATCACCCCAGACGTAGAATTTCTCGATTATCAGGCTTTTAGCAGATTAAACGGTCAGTAAGCCCTGTCTAATCATTCCGCATTCAAATCAACAACCCTAAATCAATATTAAACCAATAAACAACCAAATGAAAAAAATCACCCTATTATGCTGTTTCGTTTGCTTAATCAGCTTAAGCAGTTACAGCCAGATTTTAAAACCGGTAACCTGGAGCTACGCAGCTAAAAAAACAAGCCCAACTACAGCTACCGTATTTATCAAAGCAACAGTCGAAAGTGGCTGGCACTTGTACTCGCAATTTGTTAAAGATGGTGGTCCGGTTAAAACCACTTTTACCTTTCCTGTTGCAAAAGATTTCACTTTAGTAGGCAAAACCATCGAACCAAAGGCTGTTACCAAGTATGAAGCAACTTTTAAAATGGACGTAAGCTATTTTGAAAACTCGGTAGTTTTTCAACAAAAAATTAAGCTGAAAGGCAAAAATGCTGTAGTAAAAGGTAGCGTAGAGTTTATGGTATGCGACGATAAACAATGCCTGCCACCAGAGCAAGTAGATTTCAGTATCCCTGTAAAATAAATAATAGCAGATGATATCCTTTAAAAAAATCTGTCTCGGATTGCTGTTTTTCTGTGCTGTATCCTTAACCGGATATGCACAGGACAGCACCAGTACCGACGACCTGACTTTTACCGAAATTAAACCGGAAACAACCGATACAACTGTTAAAGCAGCTGAAACGATTAACAAAGTAGCCGATAGCACTACAACAGATTCAAAAAAGCTTGCCCCACAGCCCGAGGCACAGAAAACCCTTTGGGGTATTTTTATTGCAGGTTTTGTTGGCGGTTTAGCGGCTTTGCTTATGCCTTGCATCTTCCCTATGCTTCCATTAACAGTAAGCTTTTTTACCAAGGGATCGGAAAAGGGAAAAGCTTTTGGACGGGCAGCACTCTATGGCTTCTTCATTATTCTGATTTACGTAGTACTGGGCCTTTTGGTTACCGTAATTTTTGGTGCTGATGCATTAAATAACCTTTCTACAAATGGCATCTTTAATTTCTTTTTCTTTTTGCTCCTGGTTGTTTTCGCAGCTTCGTTTTTAGGTGCTTTCGAAATTACATTACCATCGAGCTGGGTAAATAAAATGGATGCCAATTCGGATAAAGGTGGCATAGCCGGACTGTTTTTTATGGCTGGCACCCTGGCTCTGGTATCTTTCTCGTGTACCGGTCCAATTATTGGTACTTTATTGGTACAGGCTGCAACAACGGGTGCATTATTAGGTCCTGCAATTGGCATGTTTGGCTTTTCACTTGCGCTGGCTATTCCTTTTGCATTATTTGCCTTATTTCCATCTGCTATGCAAAAGCTACCCAAATCAGGCGGCTGGTTAAACAGTGTAAAAGTAGTTTTGGGCTTCCTTGAACTGGCCTTTGCCCTAAAGTTTTTAAGTAATGTAGATTTAGCCTACCATTGGGAATGGTTTGACCGCGAAATATTCCTGGCCTTGTGGATCGTTATTTTCGGTATGATGGGCATTTACCTTTTGGGCAAACTTAAATTTTCGCACGATAGCCCTTTAAATTCCATCTCGGTACCACGGCTTTTCCTGGCTACCATTGTACTGGCCTTTACTGTTTATTTAATCCCGGGTATGTGGGGTGCGCCATTGCGTAGTGTTTCGGCCTTTTTGCCGCCACAGGAAACCCAGGATTTCGATTTATACACCTCAGGTTTACTTACCGGAAAGTCAACCACAAACGATGGCCCGCATAAATATGCCGATAAATTTCATGCCCCGTTAAAACTGAATGCCTACTTCGATTATGAGGAAGGTTTGGCACAAGCTAAAAAACAAAACAAGCCTGTATTAATCGATTTTACCGGACATGCCTGCGTAAACTGCAGAAAAATGGAAGCCAATGTTTGGCCTGACCGCGATATTTTAAAAATGATCAGTGAAGATTACATCCTGATCCAGTTATATGTAGACGATAAATCGGAGCTGGCCCCTGCTGATGTAGTGACAACCCCTGAAGGAAAAAAACTAAATACCATCGGCAAAAAATGGAGCGATTTGCAGGCCAGAAAATTCCAGTCTAATTCGCAGCCATTTTATGTACTGCTCGATCCTAAAACTGAGGCCCTACTGGCACATCCACAGGGAGCAGATTACGAAATAGCCAATTATAAAAAATTTCTCGAAAGCGGCTTAAACGCTTTTAAATAGCAAACCGGTGGTAGAAGTTAGGAGCTACCAGCGTGATTTTAATTTTAGTTAATGATAGTAAGGGCAGTACTGGATAGTATGCCCTTATTTTTTTCAATCCTTATCCACTCAGTTCCCTTGCCCTCTCCACTTTAGCCACCAAGCTGTTGCCGCTTGCAGGACGGGACAGGACAGATTAGCCAAATAAAAGCGCTACCCTCGTATAACCAAGTATATTCTTCTGCAGGAATTTTCCTCCTGGTTACAGTAAAAGTACATCACCATTAAATATGAACACTATGAGCAAACAAAACAACAATCTTCCAATGCAACCGATTACACAAATACACGTCAGCTTAACGCTTTTTAAAGTATAGCCCTGCGTATTTTTTTGTAAAAACTTCAATACCAAATCAATAAACTAACAAAATTCTTCATTAAAAAAATCACCAGTAGCGGCCAGGCAAGGCTGTTGCATGGTCGGGCTAAATCAAAGCACTCGAAAACAGGTAGCCTGTTGCACTAAAACAAGCTACCTGGACAAATAACCAAATATTTATAAAACCAAATCAATTATGGATCTTAATCTTTATCCAGAAAACCCACAGCGGCAGCGAGGCGCTTCCTGCAGGAAACTCCTGGTAACCGGCA is drawn from Pedobacter sp. HDW13 and contains these coding sequences:
- a CDS encoding PHB depolymerase family esterase encodes the protein MRNKSAIWFLGKCFLPGLLMFWAVFSKAQEPLVKIMKWTVGDTVREAMVYLPVNAKTKDSPVIFVFHGHGGTMGNMFRSRSFEKLWPEAIVVCPQGLNTPGQLTDPNGRLPGWQKAPGDMGDRDLHFFDAMLKTLREDYWVDNKRIYATGHSNGGGFTYLLWATRGDIFAAFAPSSAVAAKVANLLKPKPAMHIMGEQDYLVKPTWQRAMYNKILQVNSCSDKGQPYDQYATLYPSDTQTPVVLYIHPGGHVYPVEANKVVIKFFKSIKKP
- a CDS encoding AraC family transcriptional regulator, whose amino-acid sequence is MLNFDSLTKIKPLHPIFLTVIGAIFILSVVIVKLLLYGRDKFYLNFLLSLAIAGIAWYGLIYLLTNSGLIKDYPYLFNKGLPFYYTIAPCLFLYFRGSLNKEYAVFRPSHLLHFLIAIPAVISIIPYNMLSYAAQHEVVSRVVADVEFAFSDSEYIVEPWHWYVFPISALIYTILQIRLAYRASKQQKQNKQTIKWIYFFSAVCFVIFAGMLVINVSILQNRSNIWSILHEGSVVIFLCFCLLVLSFMFFLNPELIYGFTKKAVADSQNIQTDALPLAEEKAKPKMVDTNLAEQVAHAIKEKELFRRPGLNLSELASALEIQNHKLSELFNNHYKLNFSTYINNLRIEYIKTRLDQGDWKQLTLEAIALDAGFSSRNTFFNAFKKVMHTTPSVYLSALKDDKKPQNVTV
- a CDS encoding endonuclease/exonuclease/phosphatase family protein: MKNLYLPFLIVALLFSGCSPKIGAGSAAKSTNRLRVMSYNIHHCNPPTKEKEGTIDVNAIAKAISLQHPDLVALQEVDVNTKRSGNINQAVLLAQKLKMNFYFAKAIDHDGGDYGVAILSRFPLSAQKTYKLPKNNSARAEQRVFAIATVEIANGKFIRFASTHLDAERAEENRIMQVKEIVKLTAAETLPLLIAGDLNAEPGSETIKLFDAAFTRSCGNCGFTIPVINPKTTIDHIAFKKGNPFNVIYHEVVKERYASDHLPILSVIDLKD
- a CDS encoding Lrp/AsnC family transcriptional regulator, which produces MIHGDLDQVDVEILKLLQRDASLTNKEVSLMLHKSIATIHERIRRLKEQGYIKRVVAILDRKKINRNLIAFSHVLLKEHTAKTLVEFETEVSKFGEVMECLQMTGAHDFILRIATKDMDAYHEFLRHKLATLPNITTVQSYFVLSEPKSETAYPL
- a CDS encoding PLP-dependent cysteine synthase family protein, with amino-acid sequence MPTTTLITNEMTSALNAKFEHLSLLVGNTPMLELTYSLNGKTGKIYVKCEHYNLTGSIKDRMALYTLKKAYAEGKIKPGDKIVEATSGNTGIAFAAIGKALGHPVTIIMPNWLSKERMDIIKSLGAEIVLVSKEEGGFIGSIKLAEYMAANNPNVFLPKQFENIANPEAHEYTTGKEIWEQLQLKSLCPDAFVAGVGTGGTIMGVGNFLKKQKNTVKIHPLEPAESPTLTTGYKVGSHRIQGISDEFIPEIVKLNQLDEIVQVNDGDAILMAQKLAQKLGLAVGISSGANVIGAIKKQQEMGADSCVVTIFSDSNKKYLSTDLMREEPVKAGYITPDVEFLDYQAFSRLNGQ
- a CDS encoding protein-disulfide reductase DsbD domain-containing protein; translation: MKKITLLCCFVCLISLSSYSQILKPVTWSYAAKKTSPTTATVFIKATVESGWHLYSQFVKDGGPVKTTFTFPVAKDFTLVGKTIEPKAVTKYEATFKMDVSYFENSVVFQQKIKLKGKNAVVKGSVEFMVCDDKQCLPPEQVDFSIPVK
- a CDS encoding protein-disulfide reductase DsbD → MISFKKICLGLLFFCAVSLTGYAQDSTSTDDLTFTEIKPETTDTTVKAAETINKVADSTTTDSKKLAPQPEAQKTLWGIFIAGFVGGLAALLMPCIFPMLPLTVSFFTKGSEKGKAFGRAALYGFFIILIYVVLGLLVTVIFGADALNNLSTNGIFNFFFFLLLVVFAASFLGAFEITLPSSWVNKMDANSDKGGIAGLFFMAGTLALVSFSCTGPIIGTLLVQAATTGALLGPAIGMFGFSLALAIPFALFALFPSAMQKLPKSGGWLNSVKVVLGFLELAFALKFLSNVDLAYHWEWFDREIFLALWIVIFGMMGIYLLGKLKFSHDSPLNSISVPRLFLATIVLAFTVYLIPGMWGAPLRSVSAFLPPQETQDFDLYTSGLLTGKSTTNDGPHKYADKFHAPLKLNAYFDYEEGLAQAKKQNKPVLIDFTGHACVNCRKMEANVWPDRDILKMISEDYILIQLYVDDKSELAPADVVTTPEGKKLNTIGKKWSDLQARKFQSNSQPFYVLLDPKTEALLAHPQGADYEIANYKKFLESGLNAFK